The DNA segment TCCATTAGATGATGAACATCGTAGTCTATATTGTAGTGCCTTTGTAGCAAAATGCTATAAGGCAGCTGGATACGTATTTTCTACCGAATACGCTATTGACAATATCTCACCCCAAATATTATATAATGGACTTGAAAATTATAAATCTGAAATAGCTATATATCCCCTATCTATTCGTAATCAGTTAGTATTTTAATTAGTAAATAATAATAAAGACTAATTGTATTTAAAGAAAGCTTAAGAAAAGCTTTTAATATTAGTTTGTTTAAAGGAGGAAAATAATGTTGTTAAAAGATCTATACAAAGAAAAGCTATTTCAATTTGATACTGTCGATATGATAGTATTGGCAGGGGACGTTATCAAATATAAGTATAAGGTTAAATGCCCTCATTGCGGTTCTACTAACCTTACAAAGGAAAACTATTACAAAGCAAAAGTTCTAGATGAACCTCTACAATTTAAATGTCAAAATTGTGGTAAAGTTATTGAGGAAGGAGATTTAGAAGTAGAACCAATCTACGAAAAGGTTATACTTATATCACATACAAATCAATCAGACAATTTATGTGCTGATATAGCAAAAATTTGTTATCAATCAAATCCTAAAGATAACAAAACATTTTTGAGAAAAATTATCAAATCAGGTCATTTATCTATTTTAGAACATGCAAGTTTTACGTTTTTAATAACAGGTATCAGCCGCGTAGCATCTCATCAGCTTGTAAGGCATAGAATCGCAAGCTTTACTCAGCAATCTCATAGATATACAAAAGCTTCTGGTTTTTTTGTGCCTGAAAAAATCTTAAACAATACTAAAGCAAAAGAAATCTTTGATGATATAATAAAGAAAGCTCAGTCTGCCTATGAAGAACTATTAAACTTAGATTTGCCAAAAGAAGATGCCAGATATGTTTTGCCATGCGCAATAGTATCCGATATAATTGTTACTATGAATGCAAGAGAACTACTTCATTTTTTTACATTAAGAACATGCAAAAAAGCTCAAAAAGAAATTCAGGATATTGCAATTGAAATGTTGAAAATTTGCAAAAAAATTGCTCCTATTATCTTTAAAAATGCTGGTCCTTCATGCATACGAGGCAGATGTTATGAAACAAAACCATGCGATGATATAAACCAGATAAGGCAATTTTTTGCCAAGCTATGAAGACCAGTCTCTATGTCGTTGCCACGCCTATTGGCAACTTAAAAGATATAACATATAGAGCGGTTGAAACGCTGAATTCTGTGGATGTAATTTTTGCAGAAAACCCAAAACATTCAAAAATATTGTTATCAACATACAACATCAAAAAAGATATAATATCCTACAATGATTATAATTATGAAAAAAAAATACCAATTGCTCTAAATATTGCTAGTGAAGGCAAAACAATAGCTTTAATTACAGATGCTGGCACACCAACTATACAGGATCCAGGATATAGAATTGTTAAAGCTTTTATAGAGCATGGCTACAAAGTAGAACCAATACCCGGCGCCAGTGCATTTATTTGTGCTTTGCAGGCAAGTGGTCTTGCAACGGACAAATTCATATTCTTAGGTTTTTTGCCAAAATCATTATCTAAACAATCAAAAATTCTTTTAAAATATGATCTTGATGCAACAATAATTATCTATGAATCACCAAATAGACTTAAAAAAACACTTGAAAATATAAAACAAACTCTTGGCAATAGATATATTGTAATAGCCAGAGAATTAACAAAAGTTTACGAAGAATTTATACGAGGACCTGTAGATGATGTAATTAAGCTATTTAATGAAAAGAAAATTATTGGCGAGTTTGT comes from the Desulfurella sp. genome and includes:
- the thyX gene encoding FAD-dependent thymidylate synthase, coding for MLLKDLYKEKLFQFDTVDMIVLAGDVIKYKYKVKCPHCGSTNLTKENYYKAKVLDEPLQFKCQNCGKVIEEGDLEVEPIYEKVILISHTNQSDNLCADIAKICYQSNPKDNKTFLRKIIKSGHLSILEHASFTFLITGISRVASHQLVRHRIASFTQQSHRYTKASGFFVPEKILNNTKAKEIFDDIIKKAQSAYEELLNLDLPKEDARYVLPCAIVSDIIVTMNARELLHFFTLRTCKKAQKEIQDIAIEMLKICKKIAPIIFKNAGPSCIRGRCYETKPCDDINQIRQFFAKL
- the rsmI gene encoding 16S rRNA (cytidine(1402)-2'-O)-methyltransferase, giving the protein MKTSLYVVATPIGNLKDITYRAVETLNSVDVIFAENPKHSKILLSTYNIKKDIISYNDYNYEKKIPIALNIASEGKTIALITDAGTPTIQDPGYRIVKAFIEHGYKVEPIPGASAFICALQASGLATDKFIFLGFLPKSLSKQSKILLKYDLDATIIIYESPNRLKKTLENIKQTLGNRYIVIARELTKVYEEFIRGPVDDVIKLFNEKKIIGEFVILIKKNV